From a region of the Zingiber officinale cultivar Zhangliang chromosome 10B, Zo_v1.1, whole genome shotgun sequence genome:
- the LOC122028991 gene encoding TPD1 protein homolog 1-like, producing MATLKFIFAVLVSFCIVKGGLSQGQCSLSDISVTQTAVGVVQGVTEYQVSISNGCICTHLNVVFQCAGFNSVEPVDPDLFKPTGGDQCLVNHGGPIHDGDTISFNYAPQSQVALSPLSSEIACS from the exons ATGGCCACTTTGAAGTTCATCTTCGCCGTGTTGGTTTCCTTTTGCATTGTAAAAGGAG GCTTGAGCCAGGGCCAGTGCAGCCTGTCGGACATCAGCGTGACCCAAACAGCCGTGGGAGTAGTTCAAGGTGTGACGGAGTACCAAGTGTCGATTAGCAACGGATGCATTTGCACTCATCTCAACGTCGTGTTCCAGTGCGCTGGATTCAACAGCGTCGAGCCGGTGGATCCGGACTTGTTCAAGCCGACAGGCGGAGatcaatgtctggtcaaccaCGGTGGACCCATCCACGATGGCGACACCATCTCCTTTAACTATGCACCGCAGAGTCAAGTGGCGCTTTCGCCGCTCAGTTCTGAAATTGCTTGCTCTTGA